The DNA sequence CTGATTCAGCAGCCAGAGGCTTTTGCCCGGGTTGTCAAGCTGATTGCCGATAAGAGCCAGATGCCAGAGGATCAGGTACGAGAAAAGCTCATTCGCCTGGCGCCGGACCTGTTTTGCGGACTGTTGATTGCGCTGACCGAATTCCTGGCGCTGGATATTGAGCGCGATGAGCTTAATAGCGTGCTGGCCGGGCGCTGATTGTTGCTAGTGACAGGAGATTGCGCATGTTCCCTTTTTCAGTGACTCACCCTCGTTCGGTCACCCAGAGCGGACGACAAACGGCGAACAGCGGCTATGAGCTGATTGCCTTTGACGCGGAAAAGCTGAATGTGTTTGCCGCAGAGGTTCGCTACTGTGAACCTCACTGGCATCCGGCACCGGAGCTGATTACCGTACTGACGGGGCGTTTTACGCTGACCGTCGGCCAGCGTAGCCTGGAGCTGGCGCAGGGGGACATGCTGTATATCAATGCGGAAGAAGTTCATTCGCTTTGCGCGGAAGCGCCAGGCAGTCAATTAGTCACCGTACAGTTTTCCCCTGGCCTGTTTGACGAGCTGCACCCCTCACCGCTGCTGGACTGGAGCATGTGCGGACGGTCTTACTCGGAGGCGGACGGCGAGGTGCGACAACGACTGGTGAGGCTACTGAAACAGCTGATCGACAATCATGCGCCGTTTCAGCGTATCGCGGCGATTTATCTGCTGCTGGATGCGTTAGTCTGTGCCGGAAAACCAACGCAGCGCGCCGAAAGCTCGCTGCGTGAGGAGGCGATGATTAAGAAAGGGATTGATTTTATTAATCAGAACTTTGACCAGCCGCTGACGCTGAGTGAGGTCGCCTGCCACAGCGGAATGAGCTACTCCTGGTTTTCGCGGCTGTTCAAAAAGGTGAGTCGGTATAATTTTAAGGAGTATCTGACGCTGGTGCGGCTAAACAAAGCCCGCACGCTGCTGCGCGATACTCGTACGCCAATCACTGAGATTAGCCACAGCTGCGGTTTTCAGGAACATAAATACCTGATCGCCGCTTTTAATAAGTACTGTGGCGTCACGCCAACCGAGTACCGCAAGCGTTTCGTCTCGCGGCAGAATATTCCCGAAAGCGAGCTAGCCTTGGGTGAGGATTGCCTGTGTCTGCCGCTTACTCATGCGCTACTCGAGCAACTGATGGCTAGTAATCAATCCCCATCTGCGCTTTGATTCCGGCATCAAACGCGTGCTTTACCGGACGTAGTTCGCTGACGGTATCCGCCAGCTCGGTAATTTCACGGTGGCAGCCGCGGCCGGTAATAATAACCGACTGATGTGGCGGACGGTTGCGCAGAGCGGTAAGCACTTCTTCGAGCGGCAGGTAGTCGTAGGCCACCATGTAGGTGAGTTCGTCCAGCAACACCAGATCGAGGCTTTCATCGGCCAGCATTCTGCGCCCGTGCTCCCAGACCGCGAGGCAAGCGGCGGTATCGCTTTCGCGATCCTGCGTATTCCAGGTAAAACCGGTAGCCATCACCTGAAACTCGACGCCGTGCGGCTCGAGCAGGTTGCGTTCGCCGTTCGGCCAGGTACCTTTGATAAACTGCACGACGCCGGCTTTTTTTCCATGTCCGACGGCACGGGTGACGGTACCGAAAGCAGCTGTCGTTTTGCCTTTACCGTTGCCGGTAAAAACGATCACGATTCCGCGTTCTTCCTGCGCGGCAGCAACGCGGGCATCGACCTTATCTTTTACCCGCTGCTGGCGCTCGCGGTAGCGTTCATCACTCATTGTGCAATTCCTGGTTTACGGCCCGGCTGGGCGTCAAAAGTCATTCCCGTTTTGCGACGGCTGTCGTCGCCCATCAGCCACAGATAGACCGGCATGATATCAGCGGGGGTTTTCAATTTTTGCGGATCTTCCGTGGGGAACGCATTGGCGCGCATCCTGGTACGCGTGCCGCCTGGGTTGATACAGTTTACCCGCAGATGGCGGTTTTGATACTCCTCGGCCAGTACCTGCATCATGCCTTCGGTAGCGAATTTAGATGCGGCATAAGCCCCCCAGTTGGCGCGCCCCTGGCGGCCGACGCTGGATGAGGTGAAGACCAGCGATCCCGATTCTGATTTCAGTAATAAAGGAAGCAGCGCCTGGGTGAGCATAAAAGTACCGTTAACGTTTACCTGCATAACCTGCTGCCATACTTCCGGTTTCTGCTGATCCATCGGGCAGACGTCGCCAAGCAGGCCCGCGTTGTGCAGTACGCCGTCAAGGCGCGGGTAGTGGATGGCAATCTTCTGCGCCAGCTGCTGGCACTCCTGCGGCGTGCAGGTTAACAGGTCCAGGGTAAACCAGCGGGCGGGTATTCCGCCAGCTTGCTGAATTTCTTGCGCGACGGCGCGCAGCTTTTCTTCATTGCGACCGACCAGGATAACGCTGGCGCTGTAGCGGGAATAGGTCAGGGCTGCTTCACGGCCAATGCCGTCGCTGGCGCCGGTAACCAGGATGATGCGGTCCTGTAGCAGATGACGTTGCGGTTGATAATGCACGGCGACTCCTCGGGCGATCTGCTGGCGATCGCGCTTGTTATTTGGTATCTCACTTTTGCACTTTATGCCTGAAAGTGTATGTAAAATTTAATTATTAAAATCAATGAATTACAAACATAAATTCAAAGTAACTCATTCCCATCTCAATCCGTCCCATTCACGCTCTCTGTTGCCAGGGGACTTTTCTGTCATCCTGCCTGATCTATGCCTCAACAGATGCTGTGCAAAACTATCACCAACCTGTTTACCGTACAACCTCGCAAACAGGCTTCGCGGCGCGTGAAAATGCGCACGCTTTTCAGAAAATATCATCCCGGAACATGTTTCCCTTCAGAAGCGTCATCATTCTGGCTAATAGCTTTCTGTCTGGTCGTTGTTTCGGCAATAGGAATATCCTGCATTCGTTCTTTTATTGCGCTTAATTGATTTGTATAGGCATGGTTCAGGCTCGAGAGGTGATTACACCCCGTATCGTAGCGTTCCAGCCATAAATGGAGCGTTAAGGATGCTGTTTGGCTGAGTCAAGCGCTCAGGGGATATGAGCTGTGTCGCCAGGCGGCTCAATATTAGCTGATGTCCCCACCGGAAGACGATTGTAAAGGCTTATAAAAGCCCTTTTGAAGGGCTTCAATTATATTTTCTGAAAAGATGTTTGAGCAGAATATTAAAATAGTTCATCTCGCATGTTGACGACACCATTCATGTTAAACTTATGCAGCCCATGGTTTATTTCAACACTTGCATCCAGAAAGACCATTTGATGCTTTTCATAGCGATCTTTGAAACTTTCGATTTTGGATTTAACCCCAATATCCTGCGTGAAAACGGGTTTTAAAAACTGTAATTCACTTTTAGCTATGAGAATTCTTTTGCTTAACTCGTATAAAGAACAGTCTTGCAATGGAGTGAAGATCCCATCATGATTGTTGCGAATGAGGTGGATGAAGAAAGCACAAAGATGATTGATCGCCAACATGTATGTATCAGTTCCATGAACAATAAATTTGCTTTCAGGATCTGGTCGTCTTTCATAATTTACATGATAGTTTTGAATAAACTCGAGCCCATTAATTGATGTTGAAACAGATGAGAAGGTGAATCGATCAAACCAGTCTTTGTTTAATTCTGCAATGACATTATTGATATCCATAGCGGTGCACCTCAGTGAAAAGTCTCACATACAGATTAGACCAAATTCGCAGATGCATAATATTTGATATTTTTTACCTACACGTCGGGGGCCTGATTTGCCCTTCAGTATTCGATGCAACTTAATTCGTTGGCTACTGGCGATACCCCCAAATCCTTCAATCAGATAGATTTGGATCATCCGGAGGAAGGAGCGGAAGTGGGGCAGTCACCTGCCTTTTCCTGCGGTCTGAGTCAGGCACTCAGGTCGTTAAAATGATAAATGCGGTAAGCTTGTGGTAAATGCATTCACAGCGTAAAAGTCACCAGAGATGCCGGAAACCAAATCGCTAACGTTCGCGCGCTG is a window from the Klebsiella oxytoca genome containing:
- a CDS encoding helix-turn-helix transcriptional regulator: MFPFSVTHPRSVTQSGRQTANSGYELIAFDAEKLNVFAAEVRYCEPHWHPAPELITVLTGRFTLTVGQRSLELAQGDMLYINAEEVHSLCAEAPGSQLVTVQFSPGLFDELHPSPLLDWSMCGRSYSEADGEVRQRLVRLLKQLIDNHAPFQRIAAIYLLLDALVCAGKPTQRAESSLREEAMIKKGIDFINQNFDQPLTLSEVACHSGMSYSWFSRLFKKVSRYNFKEYLTLVRLNKARTLLRDTRTPITEISHSCGFQEHKYLIAAFNKYCGVTPTEYRKRFVSRQNIPESELALGEDCLCLPLTHALLEQLMASNQSPSAL
- the cobO gene encoding cob(I)yrinic acid a,c-diamide adenosyltransferase; this translates as MSDERYRERQQRVKDKVDARVAAAQEERGIVIVFTGNGKGKTTAAFGTVTRAVGHGKKAGVVQFIKGTWPNGERNLLEPHGVEFQVMATGFTWNTQDRESDTAACLAVWEHGRRMLADESLDLVLLDELTYMVAYDYLPLEEVLTALRNRPPHQSVIITGRGCHREITELADTVSELRPVKHAFDAGIKAQMGIDY
- a CDS encoding YciK family oxidoreductase, coding for MHYQPQRHLLQDRIILVTGASDGIGREAALTYSRYSASVILVGRNEEKLRAVAQEIQQAGGIPARWFTLDLLTCTPQECQQLAQKIAIHYPRLDGVLHNAGLLGDVCPMDQQKPEVWQQVMQVNVNGTFMLTQALLPLLLKSESGSLVFTSSSVGRQGRANWGAYAASKFATEGMMQVLAEEYQNRHLRVNCINPGGTRTRMRANAFPTEDPQKLKTPADIMPVYLWLMGDDSRRKTGMTFDAQPGRKPGIAQ